The proteins below come from a single Rosa rugosa chromosome 2, drRosRugo1.1, whole genome shotgun sequence genomic window:
- the LOC133731196 gene encoding gamma-soluble NSF attachment protein-like, whose translation YRYTDAAAFLLRWGLAADKCNATHSQCKAYLSAILIYLYIHDVKQAEKCYNDCSQVDAFLGNDHGRCASKLLSAYTEGDIEEIKRLTKSSAVSHLDHMVIRLARKLPTGDVSGLKTNVSKEQEEELDEDDLT comes from the exons TACAGGTATACAGATGCTGCAGCTTTCCTGTTGAGATGGGGCTTAGCAGCTGATAAGTGCAATGCTACCCATAGCCAGTGCAAG GCATATCTTAGTGCAATTCTCATATACCTGTATATCCATGACGTCAAGCAGGCAGAAAAATGCTACAATGATTGCTCCCA GGTCGATGCTTTTTTGGGCAATGATCATGGCCGATGTGCTAGTAAACTTCTTTCCGCATACACAGAAGGTGATATTGAAGAAATCAAACGACTTACTAAGTCAAGTGCAGTTTCTCATCTTGATCACATG GTCATCAGACTCGCCAGGAAACTGCCTACAGGTGATGTCAGTGGACTAAAGACAAATGTGTCTAAGgagcaagaagaagaattggaTGAAGATGACCTTACATAG